AAATTGGGAGAATTCGTGCCTACTCGGCATTTTACGAGTTATGAAAATGCAAGAAAGGATACTAAATCTCGTCGTTAACTGAATTCTGAATAGAAAgattaagaagaaaaaaaagattcaaaatACCCAATATCTTGCTAGAACAAGATATTGGGTATTTTTGTCTTTTCTTTCTTCAAAAATTCTTATATGTTAGCAGAAAAACCTTATCCATTAATAGCTGGAACTTCAACAGCAGCTAAGTCTAGAGGGAAGTTGTGAGCATTACGTTCGTGCATTACTTCCATACCAAGGTTAGCACGGTTGATGATATCAGCCCAAGTATTAATAACGCGACCTTGACTATCAACTACAGATTGGTTGAAATTGAAACCATTTAGGTTGAAAGCCATAGTACTAATACCTAAAGCAGTGAACCAGATTCCTACTACAGGCCAAGCAGCCAAGAAGAAGTGTAAAGAACGAGAGTTGTTGAAACTAGCATATTGGAAGATTAATCGGCCAAAATAACCATGAGCAGCCACAATATTATAAGTCTCTTCCTCTTGACCAAATTTGTAACCCTCATTAGCAGATTCATTTTCAGTAGTTTCCCTGATCAAACTAGAGGTTACCAAGGAACCATGCATAGCACTGAATAGGGAACCGCCGAATACACCAGCTACACCTAACATGTGGAATGGATGCATAAGGATGTTGTGCTCTGCCTGGAATACAATCATAAAGTTGAAAGTACCAGAGATTCCTAAAGGCATACCATCAGAAAAGCTTCCTTGACCAATAGGGTAAATCAAGAAAACAGCAGTAGCAGCTGCAACAGGAGCTGAATATGCAACAGCAATCCAAGGACGCATACCCAGACGGAAACTAAGTTCCCACTCACGACCCATATAACAAGCTACACCAAGTAAGAAGTGTAGAACAATTAGCTCATAAGGACCACCATTGTATAACCACTCATCAACAGATGCAGCTTCCCAAATTGGGTAAAAGTGCAATCCGATCGCCGCAGAAGTAGGAATAATAGCACCAGAGATAATATTGTTTCCATAAAGTAAAGAACCAGAAACAGGCTCGCGAATACCATCAATATCTACTGGAGGGGCAGCGATGAAGGCGATAATAAATACAGAAGTTGCGGTCAATAAGGTAGGGATCATCAAAACACCGAACCATCCGATGTAAAGACGATTTTCAGTGCTAGTTATCCAGTTGCAGAAGCGACCCCACAGGCTTGTACTTTCGCGTCTCTCTAAAATTGCAGTCATGGTAAGATCTTGGTTTATTCAAATTGCAAGGACTCCCAAGCACACGTATTAACTAGAATATAGATAATAGAAGGCTTGTTATTTAACAGTATAACATAGACTATATACCAATGTCAACCAAGTCAGCCCAAAGATTGGCTATCCATATAAATAAattaaccaaaccaataattttgTATTTGTAAATGAAGTGAGTAAAAGTTAAAAACTTTGATGGGTCTTTTCTATATGGGTTGCCCGGGACTCGAACCCGGAACTAGTCGGATGGAGTAGATAATTCTTCCTTGTTACAATAGAGAAAAATCCCTCCCCAAATCGTGCTTGCATTTTTCATTGCACACGACTTTCCCTATGTAGAAATAGCCAATATTCTATTCCAAAGAGGAAGTTCTACTAATTTTTTAATTAGTAAGTTGATTCACCTACTCTTTATTATAATAAAAGGAACATTTCAGAATgaaaaatatgaaagttttttCTTGATCATTTATCAACCCTTTCCTGTTTATTAGTTTTGTCTAATGATTAATTAAGAGGGTTGACCAGGTCATTGATACCTATAATATCCAAATACCAAATACGCTCAGTGTGTGATCCACTGAAAGAAAAAAGAGTTGTTTTGGTGAACATCAAAGAAAAAACTTGCTCTTCTTCCGTaaaaaattcttctaaaaatgccgAACCCAATCGTTGCATAAAAGTTCGTACCGTGCTTTTATGTTTACGAGCTAAAGTTCTAGCGCATGAAAGTCGAAGTATATACTTTAGTCGATACAAAGTCCGTTTTTTCGAAGAtccactatgataatgaaaaagaTTTCTACATATCCGACCAAATCGATCAAGAATATCCCAATCTGATAAATCCGTCCAAATGGGTTTACTAATAGGATGCCCCGATCCAGTACAAAATTGAGCTTTTGATAAGTATCCTATGAGGAGAGTAGCGGGGACTATGGTATCGAATTTTTTCATTCGAGTATCTATGAGAAATGAATTCTCCAGCATTTGATTCCTTACCAACAAAGGACTTTTTGGTACACTTGAAAGGTATCCCATAAAATCGAAGCAAGAGTTTGCTAATTGGTTTATATGGATTCTTCGCGGCTGAGtccaaaaaaagaaataatattGCCAGAAATTGATAAGGTAGCATTTCcatttctttttcaaaaaaaaactgccTTTTGATGCAAGAATTGCCTTTCCTTGATATCGAACATAATGTATAAGAGGATCCATAAAGAACCATAAGGTTTTCCGAGAAAAACCAGGGTACATTATCCCAAAATGTTCCATCTTCCTAGAAAAGTGGATTCGTTCCAGAAAAGTTCCAGAATATGCTAATGGTAAGCAAGAAGATTGTTTACGaagaaacaacaagaaaaattcaTATTCTGATACATAAGAGTTATATAGGAATTTAACtagtcttttattttctttttgaaaaaaaagaatGGATTTCATTGAAGTAATAAAACTATTCCAATTCGAATAGTAGTTGAGAAAGAATCGCAATAAATGCAAAGATGGAACATCTTGGATACGGTATTgaaggagttgaaccaagatttcCAAATGGATAGGATAGGGTATTTCTATATGTGATAGATAATCCAAATGCAAAAATTTGTCTTCTAAAAAGGGAAATATTGAATGAATAGAGCGTAAATTCTGAAACtttggtatttctttttctttcggacAAGATAATTCCCGTAGCGAGAATGGGATTTCCACAACAATCGCAAACCCCTCAGATAGAATCTGAGAATAAAACTCAGAATAAAAAAAAATTTTGTAATCCAATAATCGATCTTGATTAGGATGATTAACCGAGTTATCCAAAAAATTCTGCTGATACATTCGAATAATTAAACGTTTCACAAGTAGTGAACTAAATTTCTTGTTATTCCAACTAACTATTTCCACAGGTTCAGAACCGTTTAATCCATAATCATGAGCAAATGCATAAATATACTCCTGAAAGAGAAGTGGGTAGACAAAGTATTGTTGACGAGATTTCTGTTTTTCTGAATACCCTTCGAATTTTTCCATTTGTATTTCTACTTGAATCAGAGAGAAGAAGCATTTCTCGGTTTATCGAATGATGATACATAGTGCAATATGGTCAGAACAGGGTGTTGCATTTTTAATACAAACCCTGGAAAGAAAGGGAGTCTAATCCACGGATCTTTTTCCGCTCCTTTTCTACCGAATTAGTTTATGTTTGTTCTAAATTACAAAAAAGAACAGAacaagttttttatttttgcagGCCAATCGCTCTTTTGACTTTGGAATACAGCCTCTTTATCAATATACTGCTTCTTTTACACATTCAATCCATAACATCCCTTATTCAATCCATAATCAAGAATAATTAGGAtttctaaaaaaaaagaaaaaataaagggtCCACTCATAGGAAAACCCAACCTTTCCCCACATCCGGCACTAATCTATTTTTAACGTCTAATTAGAGCGGGGAATCCTTCCAATTAGGAAGTTAAGCTCGTTGCTTTTTATTTTACCAGAATTGGAGCCAGGCTCTATCCATTTATTCACTAGACCCAGAAAATCGTAATTTTGGATTCCATTCAAAAAAGATTGATTTTATTACGACATGCTATTTTTTCCATTCATTACCTTTGAGGATCAGTCGTGGTCTTCTAGACTCTACCAAGAGTCTGGACGAATTTGTTGTTTCATCCAAATGTGTAAAAGATCATAGTCGCACTTAAAAGCCGAGTACTCTACCATTGAGTTAGCAACCCAGATAAAAAAAGGATCTTAGATACGATCGAAATCCAAAAATCAATGGAATTACACCGCGCGCTTCTGTCAAAACATTGAACTAGCAAGACATCAAAAGAAAGATTTTATCGACCATGAAAAACACTCAAATGGCAAAACGAACAGGTCCGGTTAAATTCCACTAAAGTGAAAAAAAAGAGCGACCCTAATCACGATGGCCAAATTCTCCTTTTTTTAgcgatttttattaaaaaaaatatatattatattgTATGAGAATACATGCAAGAGGAACACCCTTATCATTTGAGCGAAGTGTAAGCAGAAAAATTAAATATGGAGTGAGGATAAAGAGACCCATCTATCTACAAATTCTATTTGTTCAATAGACCTTTGTCAATGGAAATACAATGGTAAGAAAACAAATTAGatagaaaaagtaaataaaataggGGCTTATGTTGGATTGGCACGATATAAATCCAAATAGGATTAAGAAAGAGGTAAATTGTGTCTAAATAATTAGACAACGAGGAATACTAATAATCTTCTCCTATCCTACTTTTTTATTCATTTAGTTCTTCAATTAACTCaaagttctttctttttctttaaagAATTCCGCCTTCCTTAAAATATCATAAACAGTTCTTGTCGGTTGAGCACCCTTTTCAAGGAAATAGAGAATAGCtggaacatttaaacaagtttgatTCTTTATCGGATCATAAAAACCTACTTTTCGAAGATCTCTTCCTTCTCTTCGAGATCGAACATCAATTGCAACGATTCGATAGACAGCTTATTGGGATAGATGTAGATAAACAACGCCCCCCCTAGAAACGTATAGGAGGTTTTCTCCTCATACGGCTCGAGAAAATGATTCGAATTTCTGTCGATAATAATAGAAATTAGACTATGACGTCCATTAATTTCCTTACAGAAAAAACAAATTTCATTTATACTCATGACTCAAGTTGGCTAATTCTGCCTGAGAAACTTCGAAGGCAAAATCCTTCAAAAATTTTTGAGTCGTCTTTAAACTCTTTTCTTTGTCTCATTTCGAACGAATTGACTTTTATTCCTTATTCTGATCCAACTCTGTTGTTGAGACAATTGAAAATTGTGTTTACTTGTTCTGGAATCCTTTATCTTTGATTTGTGAAATCCTTGGGTTTAGACATTACTTCGGgaattcctatttttttctttcaaaagagTAGCAACATACCCTTTTTTCTTATTTCCTTCGATAAAGCATTTATCTCTTCTATAGAAATCTAATAAGGGGGATTGATTCTGATATACTTTTATTGGACTTTCTTCGTATTTTAACCTTTCGATTTATTTCTATATTAAGGATAGACTGACAAAGTTGGCCTAATTTATTAGTTTTCACTAACCCTAGATTCTTTCCCTTGATAAAAAATAAACTCTGTCCTCTCGAGCTCCATCGTGTACTATGTTACTTAAACCCTGCGCAAATTTGGTTCGGAACGAATAGAACAGGCTATGTCGAGCCAAGAGCATTTTCATTACTATGGAAAATGATGGATAGCAAAATCCACAATCGATCATGTCCTTCAAGTCGCACGTTGCTTTC
The genomic region above belongs to Hordeum vulgare subsp. vulgare unplaced genomic scaffold, MorexV3_pseudomolecules_assembly, whole genome shotgun sequence and contains:
- the LOC123418807 gene encoding photosystem II protein D1, with the translated sequence MTAILERRESTSLWGRFCNWITSTENRLYIGWFGVLMIPTLLTATSVFIIAFIAAPPVDIDGIREPVSGSLLYGNNIISGAIIPTSAAIGLHFYPIWEAASVDEWLYNGGPYELIVLHFLLGVACYMGREWELSFRLGMRPWIAVAYSAPVAAATAVFLIYPIGQGSFSDGMPLGISGTFNFMIVFQAEHNILMHPFHMLGVAGVFGGSLFSAMHGSLVTSSLIRETTENESANEGYKFGQEEETYNIVAAHGYFGRLIFQYASFNNSRSLHFFLAAWPVVGIWFTALGISTMAFNLNGFNFNQSVVDSQGRVINTWADIINRANLGMEVMHERNAHNFPLDLAAVEVPAING
- the LOC123418804 gene encoding maturase K — protein: MEKFEGYSEKQKSRQQYFVYPLLFQEYIYAFAHDYGLNGSEPVEIVSWNNKKFSSLLVKRLIIRMYQQNFLDNSVNHPNQDRLLDYKIFFYSEFYSQILSEGFAIVVEIPFSLRELSCPKEKEIPKFQNLRSIHSIFPFLEDKFLHLDYLSHIEIPYPIHLEILVQLLQYRIQDVPSLHLLRFFLNYYSNWNSFITSMKSILFFQKENKRLVKFLYNSYVSEYEFFLLFLRKQSSCLPLAYSGTFLERIHFSRKMEHFGIMYPGFSRKTLWFFMDPLIHYVRYQGKAILASKGSFFLKKKWKCYLINFWQYYFFFWTQPRRIHINQLANSCFDFMGYLSSVPKSPLLVRNQMLENSFLIDTRMKKFDTIVPATLLIGYLSKAQFCTGSGHPISKPIWTDLSDWDILDRFGRICRNLFHYHSGSSKKRTLYRLKYILRLSCARTLARKHKSTVRTFMQRLGSAFLEEFFTEEEQVFSLMFTKTTLFSFSGSHTERIWYLDIIGINDLVNPLN